The following are from one region of the Microbacterium sp. BK668 genome:
- a CDS encoding MerR family transcriptional regulator encodes MSSSAARERSSSAGLLSIGQVLARLAPEFPTLTSSKLRFLEVQGIVTPVRTESGYRKFSQSDLERLRLALTLQRDHYLPLVVIREYLEDVDAGRDPATPVAAPPPSIVPAPRRYRRDELLSATGAAPQLLNDAIGTGVLAGSDAYTEQQVAILRALVALDRHGIEPRHVRTLRQSAERDVALVESALAALLRRTDASSRARASELAPELAKRLEELRAIFVRSALDRLLS; translated from the coding sequence ATGTCGTCGTCTGCTGCCCGCGAACGCTCATCGTCCGCGGGCCTTCTGAGCATCGGACAGGTCCTCGCACGGCTTGCCCCCGAGTTCCCCACCCTCACCTCGAGCAAGCTGCGCTTCCTCGAGGTGCAGGGCATCGTGACGCCCGTGCGCACCGAGTCGGGCTACCGCAAGTTCTCGCAGTCCGACCTCGAACGGCTGCGCCTCGCGCTCACGCTGCAGCGCGACCACTACCTGCCGCTCGTCGTGATCCGCGAGTACCTCGAAGATGTCGACGCCGGCCGCGACCCCGCCACGCCGGTGGCGGCGCCGCCGCCCTCGATCGTCCCCGCTCCTCGCCGCTATCGGCGCGACGAGCTGCTCTCGGCGACCGGCGCCGCGCCGCAGCTGCTGAACGACGCGATCGGCACCGGGGTCCTGGCCGGGTCCGACGCGTACACCGAGCAGCAGGTGGCGATCCTGCGGGCCCTCGTCGCGCTCGACCGGCACGGCATCGAGCCTCGCCACGTGCGGACGCTGCGGCAGAGCGCGGAGCGCGATGTGGCGCTCGTGGAATCGGCTCTCGCGGCTCTGCTGCGGCGGACGGATGCCTCGAGCCGCGCCCGTGCGAGCGAGCTCGCGCCCGAGCTCGCCAAGCGCCTCGAGGAGCTTCGCGCCATCTTCGTCCGCAGCGCGCTGGACCGCCTTCTGTCCTGA